Proteins from one Nomia melanderi isolate GNS246 chromosome 3, iyNomMela1, whole genome shotgun sequence genomic window:
- the LOC116429485 gene encoding uncharacterized protein LOC116429485 isoform X2: MLAVFCLLLVLGLGHGQDNDLPSRMEIESSINRTIEEVERQLREDPRLPRLTRQDIVKFLQNITSQDLKTFKDKEKVERARKLYQRALMVVLPYNAESNGNLNDLYTKPPMVQMIPDFRNTENYEAKVKEDSKYQVASNSPKLEKDKTKVNSKTQVQLELPRSGNEAKINEDESGKGAIIDLSIPSADENMVSDRVTYKTPIKDAQSTTTKNQYKNHRETYSDVRTKVPLKETLKLDSAPVRFTFNLENLQKNAIPVEKMTTARYPVYKNNGNKNPELEIVYSTSITELPTTKSSTKGITIDLGQSRTSHNVLSSNQWRYNAPPSTTLKPTMPSKLEKVPFLPTINTDAEESSVKTLPKTPETIVMDFKPAEALIMDTKKPTALYVTPMPTGTPSKVKYSSTYSINSAGFRAATSTTTSVPMRPEVMELLASIGLKPDNSSNVEDVYKKNKDILRNKTQIPELNGVVPGLVPSLSSTGPDPVSILSQNTFSNSAYEIKKGVANLTPDVQLLFQRFGLQSPKLDPSTTTTERTTINFNDYTNFKPLPTSNVKDQGMKEFLAKFGLGINDNRRQKSMKHATEASSVVEAVPDSMRGILENMGLVSSTVKPRKSVNKVVEDMESTETSKFHVFKPHEVNVDDEKQRVKINELLDTVKLVQEGKADIHKVKKVANDLLETTKILKDGPDPLRLEEIIRTYSEDVRNEIKRQQEDEQPETTTVEAAEEATTASTTTATTESVEATTDSAKAASEQNGDTTTPATEVSSSTSNLMALEESFGGTTSAPDTSLPPKRNSGLYFLVDWNTFLEVGEDEKEKINLRFQPKVGDRTRFLPVTVP, translated from the exons ATG CTTGCGGTTTTCTGCCTGCTGCTCGTCCTCGGGCTAGGTCACGGCCAGGACAATGATCTTCCATCGAGGATGGAGATCGAGAGCTCGATCAACCGTACGATCGAGGAGGTCGAGCGTCAACTTCGCGAGGACCCTAGGCTGCCCAGATTAACTAGGCAAGATATAGTGAAATTCCTTCAGAACATCACGTCCCAGGATTTGAAGACTTTCAAGGATAAAGAGAAGGTTGAGAGAGCTAGGAAGCTGTACCAAAGAGCACTGATGGTCGTCCTGCCTTATAACGCTGAGTCAAATGGGAATCTGAATGATCTGTACACGAAACCACCGATGGTCCAGATGATTCCAGATTTCAGAAACACAGAAAACTACGAAGCTAAGGTAAAAGAAGACTCAAAGTACCAAGTTGCTTCAAATTCTCCAAAGCTAGAAAAGGACAAGACTAAAGTTAACTCGAAGACGCAAGTCCAGTTAGAGTTACCGAGGTCAGGGAATGAAGCCAAAATCAACGAAGACGAAAGCGGAAAAGGAGCTATTATTGATCTCTCCATTCCTTCGGCGGATGAGAACATGGTGTCAGATCGGGTCACTTATAAAACGCCTATAAAAGATGCGCAATCTACCACAACGAAGAATCAATACAAAAACCACCGTGAGACGTACTCGGACGTGCGCACGAAGGTCCCTTTAAAGGAAACGCTGAAACTGGACTCCGCGCCGGTTAGGTTCACGTTCAACCTGGAGAATCTCCAGAAGAACGCAATTCCTGTTGAGAAGATGACGACTGCCAGGTACCCAGTTTACAAGAATAACGGGAACAAGAACCCCGAGTTGGAGATCGTCTACAGCACCAGCATCACTGAGCTGCCTACCACGAAGTCATCAACCAAAGGAATCACCATTGATTTAGGACAGTCTAGAACCAGCCACAATGTCCTGTCGTCGAATCAGTGGCGTTATAATGCACCACCGAGTACTACTTTGAAGCCAACAATGCCTTCCAAACTTGAGAAGGTCCCTTTTTTGCCAACTATCAATACAGATGCTGAAGAAAGTTCTGTTAAGACATTACCAAAAACACCAGAAACGATCGTTATGGACTTTAAACCTGCTGAAGCATTGATTATGGACACTAAAAAGCCAACAGCTCTTTATGTCACACCTATGCCTACAGGAACACCTTCTAAAGTGAAGTATAGTTCAACTTATTCCATCAATTCAGCAGGTTTTCGAGCTGCCACGTCTACAACCACGTCGGTGCCTATGAGGCCAGAAGTGATGGAACTGTTAGCCTCCATTGGTCTCAAACCAGATAACAGTAGCAACGTAGAGGATGTTTACAAGAAGAACAAAGACATTCTTAGGAATAAGACCCAGATTCCTGAGTTGAACGGCGTGGTACCGGGTTTGGTGCCCAGTTTGTCTTCAACTGGTCCAGATCCAGTGTCTATTCTTAGTCAGAACACATTCAGTAATTCAGCATATGAGATCAAGAAAGGCGTGGCTAACTTGACGCCTGACGTGCAGCTGTTGTTCCAAAGGTTCGGTCTCCAATCCCCTAAACTCGATCCATCGACAACGACTACAGAGAGGACGACTATCAATTTCAATGACTACACTAATTTCAAGCCTCTCCCCACGTCTAACGTGAAGGACCAAGGGATGAAAGAGTTCTTGGCTAAGTTTGGGTTGGGGATCAATGATAACAGAAGGCAGAAGTCTATGAAACACGCGACGGAAGCTTCTTCGGTGGTTGAAGCTGTTCCAGACAGCATGAGAGGCATTCTAGAGAACATGGGACTGGTGTCTAGCACTGTTAAACCAAGGAAAAGTGTGAACAAAGTGGTCGAGGACATGGAATCCACAGAGACGTCCAAGTTTCACGTGTTCAAGCCTCATGAAGTAAATGTGGACGATGAAAAGCAGAGAGTTAAGATCAATGAGCTTCTAGATACAGTGAAACTGGTTCAAGAGGGTAAAGCTGATATTCACAAAGTGAAGAAGGTGGCTAATGACTTGTTGGAGACTACTAAGATATTGAAGGATGGACCCGATCCTTTGAGACTAGAGGAAATCATCAGGACTTACAGCGAGGATGTCAGGAACGAGATAAAAAGGCAACAAGAGGATGAACAACCGGAAACGACCACGGTTGAGGCTGCGGAGGAAGCGACGACTGCttccaccaccaccgccacaaCTG AATCGGTCGAAGCGACGACAGATTCGGCGAAAGCAGCCTCGGAGCAAAATGGCGACACCACCACGCCGGCGACCGAGGTCTCTTCGTCGACCTCGAACCTGATGGCACTGGAGGAATCGTTTGGCGGGACGACCAGCGCACCCGACACCTCGCTGCCGCCAAAACGGAACAGCGGACTTTACTTTCTGGTAGACTGGAACACTTTCCTCGAAGTCGGCGAGGATGAGAAGGAGAAGATAAACCTGAGGTTCCAGCCGAAAGTCGGCGACCGGACGAGATTCTTACCTGTGACCGTACCTTGA
- the LOC116429485 gene encoding uncharacterized protein LOC116429485 isoform X1 has product MKIRARSSMVFLLAVFCLLLVLGLGHGQDNDLPSRMEIESSINRTIEEVERQLREDPRLPRLTRQDIVKFLQNITSQDLKTFKDKEKVERARKLYQRALMVVLPYNAESNGNLNDLYTKPPMVQMIPDFRNTENYEAKVKEDSKYQVASNSPKLEKDKTKVNSKTQVQLELPRSGNEAKINEDESGKGAIIDLSIPSADENMVSDRVTYKTPIKDAQSTTTKNQYKNHRETYSDVRTKVPLKETLKLDSAPVRFTFNLENLQKNAIPVEKMTTARYPVYKNNGNKNPELEIVYSTSITELPTTKSSTKGITIDLGQSRTSHNVLSSNQWRYNAPPSTTLKPTMPSKLEKVPFLPTINTDAEESSVKTLPKTPETIVMDFKPAEALIMDTKKPTALYVTPMPTGTPSKVKYSSTYSINSAGFRAATSTTTSVPMRPEVMELLASIGLKPDNSSNVEDVYKKNKDILRNKTQIPELNGVVPGLVPSLSSTGPDPVSILSQNTFSNSAYEIKKGVANLTPDVQLLFQRFGLQSPKLDPSTTTTERTTINFNDYTNFKPLPTSNVKDQGMKEFLAKFGLGINDNRRQKSMKHATEASSVVEAVPDSMRGILENMGLVSSTVKPRKSVNKVVEDMESTETSKFHVFKPHEVNVDDEKQRVKINELLDTVKLVQEGKADIHKVKKVANDLLETTKILKDGPDPLRLEEIIRTYSEDVRNEIKRQQEDEQPETTTVEAAEEATTASTTTATTESVEATTDSAKAASEQNGDTTTPATEVSSSTSNLMALEESFGGTTSAPDTSLPPKRNSGLYFLVDWNTFLEVGEDEKEKINLRFQPKVGDRTRFLPVTVP; this is encoded by the exons atgaaaatacgtGCGAGGAGCAGCATGGTTTTTCTT CTTGCGGTTTTCTGCCTGCTGCTCGTCCTCGGGCTAGGTCACGGCCAGGACAATGATCTTCCATCGAGGATGGAGATCGAGAGCTCGATCAACCGTACGATCGAGGAGGTCGAGCGTCAACTTCGCGAGGACCCTAGGCTGCCCAGATTAACTAGGCAAGATATAGTGAAATTCCTTCAGAACATCACGTCCCAGGATTTGAAGACTTTCAAGGATAAAGAGAAGGTTGAGAGAGCTAGGAAGCTGTACCAAAGAGCACTGATGGTCGTCCTGCCTTATAACGCTGAGTCAAATGGGAATCTGAATGATCTGTACACGAAACCACCGATGGTCCAGATGATTCCAGATTTCAGAAACACAGAAAACTACGAAGCTAAGGTAAAAGAAGACTCAAAGTACCAAGTTGCTTCAAATTCTCCAAAGCTAGAAAAGGACAAGACTAAAGTTAACTCGAAGACGCAAGTCCAGTTAGAGTTACCGAGGTCAGGGAATGAAGCCAAAATCAACGAAGACGAAAGCGGAAAAGGAGCTATTATTGATCTCTCCATTCCTTCGGCGGATGAGAACATGGTGTCAGATCGGGTCACTTATAAAACGCCTATAAAAGATGCGCAATCTACCACAACGAAGAATCAATACAAAAACCACCGTGAGACGTACTCGGACGTGCGCACGAAGGTCCCTTTAAAGGAAACGCTGAAACTGGACTCCGCGCCGGTTAGGTTCACGTTCAACCTGGAGAATCTCCAGAAGAACGCAATTCCTGTTGAGAAGATGACGACTGCCAGGTACCCAGTTTACAAGAATAACGGGAACAAGAACCCCGAGTTGGAGATCGTCTACAGCACCAGCATCACTGAGCTGCCTACCACGAAGTCATCAACCAAAGGAATCACCATTGATTTAGGACAGTCTAGAACCAGCCACAATGTCCTGTCGTCGAATCAGTGGCGTTATAATGCACCACCGAGTACTACTTTGAAGCCAACAATGCCTTCCAAACTTGAGAAGGTCCCTTTTTTGCCAACTATCAATACAGATGCTGAAGAAAGTTCTGTTAAGACATTACCAAAAACACCAGAAACGATCGTTATGGACTTTAAACCTGCTGAAGCATTGATTATGGACACTAAAAAGCCAACAGCTCTTTATGTCACACCTATGCCTACAGGAACACCTTCTAAAGTGAAGTATAGTTCAACTTATTCCATCAATTCAGCAGGTTTTCGAGCTGCCACGTCTACAACCACGTCGGTGCCTATGAGGCCAGAAGTGATGGAACTGTTAGCCTCCATTGGTCTCAAACCAGATAACAGTAGCAACGTAGAGGATGTTTACAAGAAGAACAAAGACATTCTTAGGAATAAGACCCAGATTCCTGAGTTGAACGGCGTGGTACCGGGTTTGGTGCCCAGTTTGTCTTCAACTGGTCCAGATCCAGTGTCTATTCTTAGTCAGAACACATTCAGTAATTCAGCATATGAGATCAAGAAAGGCGTGGCTAACTTGACGCCTGACGTGCAGCTGTTGTTCCAAAGGTTCGGTCTCCAATCCCCTAAACTCGATCCATCGACAACGACTACAGAGAGGACGACTATCAATTTCAATGACTACACTAATTTCAAGCCTCTCCCCACGTCTAACGTGAAGGACCAAGGGATGAAAGAGTTCTTGGCTAAGTTTGGGTTGGGGATCAATGATAACAGAAGGCAGAAGTCTATGAAACACGCGACGGAAGCTTCTTCGGTGGTTGAAGCTGTTCCAGACAGCATGAGAGGCATTCTAGAGAACATGGGACTGGTGTCTAGCACTGTTAAACCAAGGAAAAGTGTGAACAAAGTGGTCGAGGACATGGAATCCACAGAGACGTCCAAGTTTCACGTGTTCAAGCCTCATGAAGTAAATGTGGACGATGAAAAGCAGAGAGTTAAGATCAATGAGCTTCTAGATACAGTGAAACTGGTTCAAGAGGGTAAAGCTGATATTCACAAAGTGAAGAAGGTGGCTAATGACTTGTTGGAGACTACTAAGATATTGAAGGATGGACCCGATCCTTTGAGACTAGAGGAAATCATCAGGACTTACAGCGAGGATGTCAGGAACGAGATAAAAAGGCAACAAGAGGATGAACAACCGGAAACGACCACGGTTGAGGCTGCGGAGGAAGCGACGACTGCttccaccaccaccgccacaaCTG AATCGGTCGAAGCGACGACAGATTCGGCGAAAGCAGCCTCGGAGCAAAATGGCGACACCACCACGCCGGCGACCGAGGTCTCTTCGTCGACCTCGAACCTGATGGCACTGGAGGAATCGTTTGGCGGGACGACCAGCGCACCCGACACCTCGCTGCCGCCAAAACGGAACAGCGGACTTTACTTTCTGGTAGACTGGAACACTTTCCTCGAAGTCGGCGAGGATGAGAAGGAGAAGATAAACCTGAGGTTCCAGCCGAAAGTCGGCGACCGGACGAGATTCTTACCTGTGACCGTACCTTGA
- the LOC116429485 gene encoding uncharacterized protein LOC116429485 isoform X3, whose amino-acid sequence MEIESSINRTIEEVERQLREDPRLPRLTRQDIVKFLQNITSQDLKTFKDKEKVERARKLYQRALMVVLPYNAESNGNLNDLYTKPPMVQMIPDFRNTENYEAKVKEDSKYQVASNSPKLEKDKTKVNSKTQVQLELPRSGNEAKINEDESGKGAIIDLSIPSADENMVSDRVTYKTPIKDAQSTTTKNQYKNHRETYSDVRTKVPLKETLKLDSAPVRFTFNLENLQKNAIPVEKMTTARYPVYKNNGNKNPELEIVYSTSITELPTTKSSTKGITIDLGQSRTSHNVLSSNQWRYNAPPSTTLKPTMPSKLEKVPFLPTINTDAEESSVKTLPKTPETIVMDFKPAEALIMDTKKPTALYVTPMPTGTPSKVKYSSTYSINSAGFRAATSTTTSVPMRPEVMELLASIGLKPDNSSNVEDVYKKNKDILRNKTQIPELNGVVPGLVPSLSSTGPDPVSILSQNTFSNSAYEIKKGVANLTPDVQLLFQRFGLQSPKLDPSTTTTERTTINFNDYTNFKPLPTSNVKDQGMKEFLAKFGLGINDNRRQKSMKHATEASSVVEAVPDSMRGILENMGLVSSTVKPRKSVNKVVEDMESTETSKFHVFKPHEVNVDDEKQRVKINELLDTVKLVQEGKADIHKVKKVANDLLETTKILKDGPDPLRLEEIIRTYSEDVRNEIKRQQEDEQPETTTVEAAEEATTASTTTATTESVEATTDSAKAASEQNGDTTTPATEVSSSTSNLMALEESFGGTTSAPDTSLPPKRNSGLYFLVDWNTFLEVGEDEKEKINLRFQPKVGDRTRFLPVTVP is encoded by the exons ATGGAGATCGAGAGCTCGATCAACCGTACGATCGAGGAGGTCGAGCGTCAACTTCGCGAGGACCCTAGGCTGCCCAGATTAACTAGGCAAGATATAGTGAAATTCCTTCAGAACATCACGTCCCAGGATTTGAAGACTTTCAAGGATAAAGAGAAGGTTGAGAGAGCTAGGAAGCTGTACCAAAGAGCACTGATGGTCGTCCTGCCTTATAACGCTGAGTCAAATGGGAATCTGAATGATCTGTACACGAAACCACCGATGGTCCAGATGATTCCAGATTTCAGAAACACAGAAAACTACGAAGCTAAGGTAAAAGAAGACTCAAAGTACCAAGTTGCTTCAAATTCTCCAAAGCTAGAAAAGGACAAGACTAAAGTTAACTCGAAGACGCAAGTCCAGTTAGAGTTACCGAGGTCAGGGAATGAAGCCAAAATCAACGAAGACGAAAGCGGAAAAGGAGCTATTATTGATCTCTCCATTCCTTCGGCGGATGAGAACATGGTGTCAGATCGGGTCACTTATAAAACGCCTATAAAAGATGCGCAATCTACCACAACGAAGAATCAATACAAAAACCACCGTGAGACGTACTCGGACGTGCGCACGAAGGTCCCTTTAAAGGAAACGCTGAAACTGGACTCCGCGCCGGTTAGGTTCACGTTCAACCTGGAGAATCTCCAGAAGAACGCAATTCCTGTTGAGAAGATGACGACTGCCAGGTACCCAGTTTACAAGAATAACGGGAACAAGAACCCCGAGTTGGAGATCGTCTACAGCACCAGCATCACTGAGCTGCCTACCACGAAGTCATCAACCAAAGGAATCACCATTGATTTAGGACAGTCTAGAACCAGCCACAATGTCCTGTCGTCGAATCAGTGGCGTTATAATGCACCACCGAGTACTACTTTGAAGCCAACAATGCCTTCCAAACTTGAGAAGGTCCCTTTTTTGCCAACTATCAATACAGATGCTGAAGAAAGTTCTGTTAAGACATTACCAAAAACACCAGAAACGATCGTTATGGACTTTAAACCTGCTGAAGCATTGATTATGGACACTAAAAAGCCAACAGCTCTTTATGTCACACCTATGCCTACAGGAACACCTTCTAAAGTGAAGTATAGTTCAACTTATTCCATCAATTCAGCAGGTTTTCGAGCTGCCACGTCTACAACCACGTCGGTGCCTATGAGGCCAGAAGTGATGGAACTGTTAGCCTCCATTGGTCTCAAACCAGATAACAGTAGCAACGTAGAGGATGTTTACAAGAAGAACAAAGACATTCTTAGGAATAAGACCCAGATTCCTGAGTTGAACGGCGTGGTACCGGGTTTGGTGCCCAGTTTGTCTTCAACTGGTCCAGATCCAGTGTCTATTCTTAGTCAGAACACATTCAGTAATTCAGCATATGAGATCAAGAAAGGCGTGGCTAACTTGACGCCTGACGTGCAGCTGTTGTTCCAAAGGTTCGGTCTCCAATCCCCTAAACTCGATCCATCGACAACGACTACAGAGAGGACGACTATCAATTTCAATGACTACACTAATTTCAAGCCTCTCCCCACGTCTAACGTGAAGGACCAAGGGATGAAAGAGTTCTTGGCTAAGTTTGGGTTGGGGATCAATGATAACAGAAGGCAGAAGTCTATGAAACACGCGACGGAAGCTTCTTCGGTGGTTGAAGCTGTTCCAGACAGCATGAGAGGCATTCTAGAGAACATGGGACTGGTGTCTAGCACTGTTAAACCAAGGAAAAGTGTGAACAAAGTGGTCGAGGACATGGAATCCACAGAGACGTCCAAGTTTCACGTGTTCAAGCCTCATGAAGTAAATGTGGACGATGAAAAGCAGAGAGTTAAGATCAATGAGCTTCTAGATACAGTGAAACTGGTTCAAGAGGGTAAAGCTGATATTCACAAAGTGAAGAAGGTGGCTAATGACTTGTTGGAGACTACTAAGATATTGAAGGATGGACCCGATCCTTTGAGACTAGAGGAAATCATCAGGACTTACAGCGAGGATGTCAGGAACGAGATAAAAAGGCAACAAGAGGATGAACAACCGGAAACGACCACGGTTGAGGCTGCGGAGGAAGCGACGACTGCttccaccaccaccgccacaaCTG AATCGGTCGAAGCGACGACAGATTCGGCGAAAGCAGCCTCGGAGCAAAATGGCGACACCACCACGCCGGCGACCGAGGTCTCTTCGTCGACCTCGAACCTGATGGCACTGGAGGAATCGTTTGGCGGGACGACCAGCGCACCCGACACCTCGCTGCCGCCAAAACGGAACAGCGGACTTTACTTTCTGGTAGACTGGAACACTTTCCTCGAAGTCGGCGAGGATGAGAAGGAGAAGATAAACCTGAGGTTCCAGCCGAAAGTCGGCGACCGGACGAGATTCTTACCTGTGACCGTACCTTGA